The genomic interval CCGTCGCGGCTGTGCATCTGGGTCGCCAACACCCGTACGGCAGAGGCGAATTGAGCTGGATTGCGCAGGAACTCCATGTGGATGCCGGGGAATTCGACCCACGGCGCCCCGATCCGGCGGGCGATCTCGATCGACGGCCGGGCGTAGTACGTACCGCGGTCCTCCGCACCCGCCCCCAACACGACAGGAAACGGGGCCGACTTGAGCACCGTCTCGTCGAGCCGGAAGGCGGCGAAGCCGGGCCACTCCGTGCCGAAGAGGTGGTCCTGGTTCCCGAGGAACCGCTTCCAGAGGTCGGCGGGCCAGCGGTACGTCCCCTCGCCGCGGATCGTCTCCGCGAACCGGCGGCCCGCCGCGGGTGCCCCGCCCTGCTCGTACAGTGCGGCCAGTTCGGCGAAGAAGCCGTGGCCCGGGTCGGTGTCGGGCAGGACGTTCACGGCAGGGGGTTCGTGGGCGATGAGGCCCGCCATCACCTCCGGGTGCAGCGCGGCCAGGGTGAGGCCGATGATCGCGCCTCCGCTGTTGCCGAAGACCAGCGCCCGGCCGCCGGCCAGCCCGTCGATGAGCGCGCGGGCGTCGGCGGCCTGCACGGCGAGTTCCATCGGCGCCCGTGACCTGCCGGAACTCCGCGAGTTGCCGCGTCGGTCGTACGAGATCACCATGAATGCGTCGGAAAGGGTCGCGGCGATGCCGGAGTAGTAGCCGGCGTCTCCCCCGGCCCCGCTGATCATCAACAGCGCCGGGCCGGTGCCGCGCACCTCGTAGTACAGCCCGGCCCCCTCGACCTCGAACACGCCACTGCGCACGCCTGCTCCCCGTCCTCTGCGAAACGTTGCCGTTTCGCAGAAAGTGGTCTAGTCTCCGATGTGTACGAAACCGTTTCGTTTACGTTTTGGTAAACCCCGAACGACTTCCCTGGAGTGGTTCCCGATGTCCCAGAAGACATTGACCGAAGACACCCGGTCGGGTGCCGGGGAGGCGCAGTCCGCGTCCTCCAAGCGGTGGTGGATCCTCGCGATCGTCGCCGTCGCACAGTTGATGGTGGTCCTCGACGCCACCATCGTGAACATCGCCCTGCCGTCGGCCCAGAAGGACCTCGGCTTCTCCGACGGCAACCGGCAGTGGATCGTCACCGCGTACGCCCTGGCGTTCGCCTCCCTGCTGCTGCTCGGCGGCCGCATCGCCGACCTGTTCGGCCGCAAGACCGCCTTCCTCGCCGGTGTCGTCGGGTTCGCCGCCGCCTCCGCGCTCGGCGGCGCCGCCACCAGCTTCGAGATGCTGGTCACCGCACGCGCCCTCCAGGGTGTCGCGGGCGCGCTGCTCGCACCGGCCGCGCTGTCCCTGCTCAACACGACCTTCACCGACGCCCGTGAACGCGCCCGCGCCTTCAGCGTCTACGGCGCCATCGCCGGCGCCGGCGGTGCGGTGGGTCTGCTGCTCGGCGGTGTGCTGACCGACGCCTTCGACTGGCGCTGGACGCTCTACGTCAACGTCGCCATCGCCTTCGTCGCCTTCGCGGGCGGCTGGGTCCTGCTCAGCAACCACCGCGACGCCGCGGGCTCCAAGCTGGACGTGCCGGGCACGGTCCTGGTCGCCGGTGGTCTCTTCTCCCTCGTCTACGGCTTCTCCAACGCCGAGACGCACGACTGGAGTTCACCGCAGACCTGGGGCTTCCTGATCGTGGGCGTCGTGCTGCTCGCGGCCTTCGCCTGGTGGCAGAACCGTGCCGCGCACCCGCTGCTACCGCTGCGCATCCTGCTCGACCGCAACCGGGGCGCCTCGTTCCTCGCCGTGCTGATCACCGGTGCGGGCATGTTCGGCGTGTTCCTCTTCCTCACCTACTACCTCCAGCTGAACCTGGGCTTCAGCCCGACCAAGACCGGTGTCGCGTTCCTGCCGATGATCGGCGCCCTGATGGTCATGGCGCAGATCGGCACCACGATGCTCGTGCCGCGGCTCGGCCCGAAGGTGATCATTCCGCTGGGCTTCGCCATCGCCATGGTCGGCATGGCCTGGCTGACCGACATCGGGACCAGCTCGTCCTACGCGACGCATGTGCTGCCGCAGCTGATCGTGATCGGCGCCGGTCTCGGCATGGTGATGCCGCCGGCGATGCAGCTCGCCACGGGCGGTGTGGCCGCGGAGGACGCGGGTGTCGCCTCGGCGACCGTCAACGCCATGCAGCAGGTGGGCGGTTCGATCGGTACGGCGCTGCTGAACACGCTGGCCGCGAGCGCCGCGACCGACTACCTGGCCGGGAAGGACGCGTCCAGCAAGCTGGTCCAGGCGCAGGCGACGATCGAGAGCTACACCACCGCGTTCTGGTGGTCGGCGGGCTTCTTCGCCGCCGGCACGCTGATCGCGCTGGCGCTCTACCGTCGCGGGGTTCCGCAGCAGGAGGCGGACGCCGCACCGGTCGTCCACATGTGACCGGCTCCGCCCGAGCCTGAGCCGCACAGACCGAGGGGCCGCCGTCCACAGGGAGACGGCGGCCCCTCTTCACTGCCTTACTGACAGAAAGTCAACCTTTCTTACCGAAGTTCACCATGTCGAGTGAACCAGATCTTGCGGACGGCGTGTCGGGGATGCTCGGGGCTCCTCCGGGGTAACTACCGAGACCGAATGCGCCCCGTGCCGAGGTGGAGCGGCCATGACAGCGGAAGCGGACGAACGCGACAGTCCCGCGGCCAACTCCTGTGCCCGTACGCGGTCCAGGGGCCCCTTCACGGTGGTCGAGGTCTCGGGCGAGATCGACATGGCGACGGCCGGCTTCGTCGTGGAACATCTGGACGCCGCGACCTCGATCGACGAGCCCGACGTGCTGGTGGATCTGCGGCCCGTCGAGTTCTTCGACTGCTCGGGGCTGCGGGTACTGTGCCGGGCCGAGCGGCGGGCCAGGGAACGCGGCGGGCGGCTGCGGATCGTCTCCGACGGGCCGCGGATCGACCGGCTGTTGCGTGCCTCGGGGCTGCTCGTCCGATTCCCGCCGCTGCGTGTGCTGCCCGCGCAGGCCTAGGTCGTGTCCGCAAAGTCCCGTCGTCCGCCCGAAGAGCGGGCCCCGCGCCGTCCGGTGCGTACTCTCGCCGTGCCGGGCGGGAGCCCTCGTACTGGGCGTACTTGGGCTTTCGCCCGGTGTGGCGAGAGTGCGTGCGGGGCGTCGCGGGGCTGGGGGCACCTCCCACGCCTTTAAGGCAGTGGGGGAGGGACTTCGCGGACACGGCCGAGCGGCCGGAACGATGACAGGGGCCGGCTCGGGCGACCCCACACCGCCCGGCCGGCCCCTGGATGCGGGACCGCATTGCTCCGCGACAGGGGCACGCACTCCCCAGCTACGGACCCTCCCTGGTGCTCACGGAGACCGTGCGGTCCCGGTCTCTCAGAACGTGAAGACGCCTCCGTATCCGTAGGAGTCCTTCACGCACTCGTTGGAGAAGACGCGCTCGTAGGAGACGCGTCTGCCCTGCCAGACACCGTCGATCGTGACGACCACGGGGCGGTAGAGCTTGTTGCAGAGCACGTCGCCCCGGGCCGTGAGGGCGTCGAAGTCGCCCCCGACGCCGCGCAGTTCGGCGCAGGCCTCAGCGGCGGCCGGGTGGGTGCCGGAGGAGGTGGGCGCGCAGGTGAGGGTCACCGCGCGTTCCGGTGTGGCGAGGGCGGCGTCATCGCCGTGGCCCATGGTGAGCACCAGGGCCGAGGGGGCGTAGAGCGCGGCCGGGCCGGCTCCGTGGGCGGCGAGGGCGGACCCGGTCAGGGGTCCGCAGACGGCGGTGGCCGTCAGACCCAGGGTCGCTGCCCAGCGCGCGGTGTTCCGCATTGTGTGCATCCTTCCGCTCGATACGAACCGATCGTGAACCGATCGGTTCGAGGTGGTGCCGGTCCCGCTCGGTCGGTGCCGGACCGGCGGGCGCCACTCTGCCGAGTCCGTCGCGGAAACTCACATCCCACCCACAGGTTTCAGTAACCTTGCGTGTTGAATCAGTGGCGTGAAGTCACAGAAATCGAACGCGCGAACCCAGCAACCACGGGGTTCTTGATCGTCGAAGCGGGTCGGATGGCCGGTTTACCCGTGCTCGCCAATCGTCCTGAAACAGTCCCGAAACATTCCGCTTCAGCTCTCGGCGCACTCCGCCGCAGCCCCTTGCGTTCGCCCTGCTCGCGAGTAATCGTCATTACATGATTACGACAGAGCAGCAGGAGAAGCTTCGCGGCTGGTTCACCGGCCGTCTGCCCGACGACCTCTTCGAGGAGCTGGTCGAGGTCACGGTCGACCGCGAGGAGGTCACCGTGATCGGCCGCATCCCCGCGCCCAAGCTCGCCGAGGGCGTCTCGGACGCCGAGCGGGAGGCGGCCGTCCAGGGCCGGGTCCAGGAGTTCCGCGAGCGCACCCGGGAGACCCGGATCGCCCTCGCGCGCGAGGCCGAGCACCGGTTCCGCAGGAAGGTCTCGTGGGGGGTGGAGTGCGCCGGGGAGCGGTCCCTGTTCACGCACATCTCCGCGCCCGTGATGACCCGGCTGCGCCAGCCCGAGCGCCAGGTCCTCGACACTCTCATCGCCGCCGGCGTGGCCCGCAGCCGCAGCGACGCGCTGGCCTGGTGCGTCCGCCTCGTCCAGCGCCACACCGACGACTGGCTCAGCGAACTGCGCGACTCCCTCGAACACGTCCAGCGGGTCCGCGCCCAGGGCCCCGACGCCGAACCGGAGGACGCCCCGGGCGACACCGCATAGGAACAGCGGTGGATGATTCCTCCACCCACGGCACGGAAGATGGATGAACCGTCCTCTGGTGCGGGTGTCGCGGCCGGCCATAACGTCGGCAGACCCCCTGAGGACGGCATCCCTTCACCCCGCCCACCCCGCGCGCGTGAACGGCCGTCCCCTCCGCCACCGCGCTACAACGCGCTCCACCGCCGTCCCCCGCTGGAGCCCCCTTGTCCTCGCAGCCCGCCCCCGCTCCCTCCCCCGCCGCGCCGAGCCAGTCCCTGACCGAGATCGAGACCTACGGCGTCGAGCGCATCCCCGACGCGGACCGCACCGCCACCCCGCTCGACCTGTTCCGGGTGGCGTTCGGCGGTGCCAACACCTTCTCCACCTGTGTGCTGGGCGCCTTCCCGATCCTGTTCGGCCTCTCCTTCTGGCAGGGCCTCGCGGCCACGCTCCTGGGAGTCGTCGTCGGCGCGCTGATCCTGTGCCCGATGGCGGTGTTCGGCCCGGTCAACGGCACGAACAACGCGGTCGCCTCCTCCGCGCACCTGGGCGTGCACGGCCGGGTCGTCGGCTCGTTCCTGTCCCTCCTCACGGCGGTCGCGTTCTTCTCCATCTCGGTGTGGAGCTCCGGCGACGCCCTGATCGGCGGCGCGCACCGCCTCTTCGGCCTGGAACAGAGCACGCTCTCCTATGTCATCGCGTACGCGCTGTTCGCGGTCCTGGTCCTCGCGGTCTGCGTCTACGGCTTCCGGTTCATGCTGTTCATCAACAAGATCGCCGTGCTATCCGCGACGGTCCTGTTCCTGCTCGGCGCGATCGCCTTCGCCGGTGACTTCGACCCGTCGTACGCCGGAGTCTTCACGTCCTCGGCGGACGCGGCGACCCAGTCGCTGTTCTGGCCGTCGTTCATCGGCGCGGCCCTGATCGTGCTCTCCAACCCGGTCTCCTTCGGCGCGTTCCTCGGCGACTGGTCGCGCTACATCCCGGCGAACACCCCGCGCCGCAAGGTAGTCGGGGCCGCCTTCCTCTCCCAGATCGCGACCCTCCTGCCCTTCGTCTTCGGCCTGGCGACCGCGAGCATCATCGCCACGAAGGCCCCCAAGTACGTCGACCCGGCCGCCCCGAACTTCGTGGGCGGACTCCTCGCGATCTCGCCGAGCTGGTTCTTCCTGCCGGTCTGTCTGCTGGCCCTGATCGGCGGCATGTCGACGGGCACGACCTCGCTCTACGGCACCGGGCTCGACTTCTCGTCGGTGTTCCCGCGCCTGTCCCGGGTACAGGCGACGTTCCTGG from Streptomyces sp. NBC_01288 carries:
- a CDS encoding alpha/beta fold hydrolase — translated: MRSGVFEVEGAGLYYEVRGTGPALLMISGAGGDAGYYSGIAATLSDAFMVISYDRRGNSRSSGRSRAPMELAVQAADARALIDGLAGGRALVFGNSGGAIIGLTLAALHPEVMAGLIAHEPPAVNVLPDTDPGHGFFAELAALYEQGGAPAAGRRFAETIRGEGTYRWPADLWKRFLGNQDHLFGTEWPGFAAFRLDETVLKSAPFPVVLGAGAEDRGTYYARPSIEIARRIGAPWVEFPGIHMEFLRNPAQFASAVRVLATQMHSRDGDVPELWQGTAQ
- a CDS encoding MFS transporter; translated protein: MSQKTLTEDTRSGAGEAQSASSKRWWILAIVAVAQLMVVLDATIVNIALPSAQKDLGFSDGNRQWIVTAYALAFASLLLLGGRIADLFGRKTAFLAGVVGFAAASALGGAATSFEMLVTARALQGVAGALLAPAALSLLNTTFTDARERARAFSVYGAIAGAGGAVGLLLGGVLTDAFDWRWTLYVNVAIAFVAFAGGWVLLSNHRDAAGSKLDVPGTVLVAGGLFSLVYGFSNAETHDWSSPQTWGFLIVGVVLLAAFAWWQNRAAHPLLPLRILLDRNRGASFLAVLITGAGMFGVFLFLTYYLQLNLGFSPTKTGVAFLPMIGALMVMAQIGTTMLVPRLGPKVIIPLGFAIAMVGMAWLTDIGTSSSYATHVLPQLIVIGAGLGMVMPPAMQLATGGVAAEDAGVASATVNAMQQVGGSIGTALLNTLAASAATDYLAGKDASSKLVQAQATIESYTTAFWWSAGFFAAGTLIALALYRRGVPQQEADAAPVVHM
- a CDS encoding STAS domain-containing protein, yielding MTAEADERDSPAANSCARTRSRGPFTVVEVSGEIDMATAGFVVEHLDAATSIDEPDVLVDLRPVEFFDCSGLRVLCRAERRARERGGRLRIVSDGPRIDRLLRASGLLVRFPPLRVLPAQA
- a CDS encoding protease inhibitor; this encodes MRNTARWAATLGLTATAVCGPLTGSALAAHGAGPAALYAPSALVLTMGHGDDAALATPERAVTLTCAPTSSGTHPAAAEACAELRGVGGDFDALTARGDVLCNKLYRPVVVTIDGVWQGRRVSYERVFSNECVKDSYGYGGVFTF
- a CDS encoding purine-cytosine permease family protein, with the protein product MSSQPAPAPSPAAPSQSLTEIETYGVERIPDADRTATPLDLFRVAFGGANTFSTCVLGAFPILFGLSFWQGLAATLLGVVVGALILCPMAVFGPVNGTNNAVASSAHLGVHGRVVGSFLSLLTAVAFFSISVWSSGDALIGGAHRLFGLEQSTLSYVIAYALFAVLVLAVCVYGFRFMLFINKIAVLSATVLFLLGAIAFAGDFDPSYAGVFTSSADAATQSLFWPSFIGAALIVLSNPVSFGAFLGDWSRYIPANTPRRKVVGAAFLSQIATLLPFVFGLATASIIATKAPKYVDPAAPNFVGGLLAISPSWFFLPVCLLALIGGMSTGTTSLYGTGLDFSSVFPRLSRVQATFLVGVLSIAFIFVGRFGFDLVQSISTFATMIITCTTPWMVVMMLGFYTRRGWYDPDALQVFNRRQRGGRYWFAHGWNWRGMTAWWVAAVVGVLFTDIPGQFVGPLGDLANGVDISLPLSLAVAAVLFLGLLRLFPEPRAAYGPEGARLARTVEVPVPPITGPGAEAEAPAPAAASN